A DNA window from Patagioenas fasciata isolate bPatFas1 chromosome 1, bPatFas1.hap1, whole genome shotgun sequence contains the following coding sequences:
- the MIURF gene encoding mitochondrial ribosome and complex I assembly factor AltMIEF1 — MAAWSREAVLTLYRALLRQGRGLRYTDRDFYLAFIRREFRKNQGLQQLEDKERQLEKGQAFLQSKLGGLV; from the coding sequence ATGGCCGCCTGGTCTCGGGAGGCCGTCCTGACCCTCTACCGGGCTTTGCTGCGccagggccgggggctgcgctACACTGACCGAGATTTCTACCTCGCTTTCATCCGCCGGGAGTTCCGCAAGaaccaggggctgcagcagctggaagaCAAAGAAAGGCAGCTGGAGAAGGGACAAGCTTTCCTGCAGAGTAAACTCGGGGGCCTGGTTTAG